GGGCTCTGATGCTGCGAACCCGCTGGCATCGGCCGTCAGCGTGTACTCACCGGCGGGGAGTTCGAGTTCGTACGTTCCGGTCTCCGACCCGACGGTGTAGGTGAACGCGCGGTCGCCCTTCGAGGCGGTGACTGTGGCCTGTGAGACGGACTCGTTGTCCGTGCTTTCGATACTGCCAGTCACCGTCCCTGTCTCGGTTCCCTGCTGCTGGTTGTAGTACTCGCTGGTCGCGCTACTTGATCCATCCTCGCCGACGAAGAGAGCGAACTCCGCTGACCGCGTTTCGCCGGGGTCGAGACGGTGTTCGAGCCACGGGTCAATCCAGGTCGTGGAACCCGTGTACGAGGTAAAGGAGCCGTTCCCGCCCCAGACGCCGTAGCTCACGCGGTCACCAGTGAGCGCGGCCCAGGGCTGGTCGAGTGTGTCGGCACTCACTGGCGGCGAGCGCGTCTCCTCGATTCTCCCCGAACCGGGGAGCCAGGTCGACTGCCCCTCGGAACTCAGTGCTGCCCCGCTCTGGAGACGCTCGGAATCATTGACCGGAAGGCGCTGGTCGCCGCCGTTCTCCATCGTGGTGTTGATCCAGATGTGGCTGGAATTGGCCGGCAGCGTGTACGTCGTCGTGACTGAAACGTTCGGGTTCGTACTGACGTGGCCGGTCGCGGTGACGACTGCTGCGTCGTTCGGACCGGTTGCGTTCTGGCGCTCGAAGGACTCGTAGTTCGGCCACGTTCCGAAGTTGTTGAACGCGAACTCGGCGACGCCGATCTGGTCGGTCGTCAGCCCGTACGCGTTGGCGTCGTAGATACCGCCCGGCAACGTGCCGAAAGGACCGTTAGTTTCAGTGCCGATAGCGGCGGCGACTTCGCTGTTTTTCAGGACGATGGTCTCGTTCGCCGGCGTCTCGCCGCCCTTGATTTGCTCGCCGGTGACGGCGACCGGCCTGTCCGGTCGCTCGACGTGGCCCGACGAGGCCAGCCACTTCACCGTTCGGAAGAGGAACGGCCGCGTATCGGTCTGCTGGTGTTCGGCCTGCCACTCGTCGGTGAGATACGTCGTGAGCGACTTCTGGCTGCCGAAGGCGACGACGCGGCCGTTGTCACCGATGTCCCACGTCGCGGCCGCACCGACGATGCGCTCGCCGCGGGGGTACTCTTTCTCTGTCGTGGAGTAGGTGTACTCGTAGGTATCGCTGTCACCGTACAGCAGCGGGGCCTGCGTCCCGTTTTCCGTGTCGGTGACGTTGAGACTGACCCCGTCGTACTCTACGGTGTCGACGTTGTTCATTATCGGATGGCGGCCCGTGTTGTGCAGGATGACCCGCCACTCGTAGTCCTCGACGGTCTTGTTGGTCGGATCTTGAACGTTCCGGAGCCACTTGTCGCTCTCGCCGTTGAAGTGGAGGCCGTACGGGTCGGTGATGTCGTTGAGCTTGCCGGCGTGGCCCTGTAGTGGTGAGGTCCAGTCCCCGACGACGAACAGGCTGCCGCCGTTTCTGACGTACTCGTCGATTGCATCCTGCTCGGCCTCGCTATAGGCCGTCTGGGGGACGGGAATGATGACCACGTCGTAGTCCGACAGCCCGTTCGCGGCCGAACTGTTCCACGAGGTCAGCCCGCCGGTCGTCGACCGTTTCGTGTCGACGTCGTACCCGCGTTCGCTGAGTCGGTTTGCGAACTTCGTGAACGTCGAGCCCTGATGACTCCCGTCGATCAACACGTCGACGCCGGCACCGCTGTTGTTGAGATCGACGGAATCATCAGGAACCGGACAGCTCCCGTCGAGCTGACAGGTCGCCCCACCAGCCGAAGCCGTCTGTGTTGCTGTCTGACTGTTCGCCGTTGCTAGCTCGTTTTGTTCGCTCGGTGCAGCAGCGGCGCTTCCGAGGAAGCCGGTGCTGACAACCGACAAAACGAGTAGTACGCTGAGTAGTACTGGCCGTATGTGATTTCTATCCATCACTTCCTGTACGGTATTGTGACTATATAGTTAAAATTTATGATAGACGCACTGTTGCCGGATACTGACTGTTCTCCGTAACGAATGATCGACTTTCCCCCTGAGCTGTGGCCCGGACTTCGGGGATGGATGAACCCTCAGCTGTCCCCCAGTATCGCACCGCTTGGGCAGTATAAGACGGCTTTGGCGGACACACCTGGTCTGTCGGCCACACATTCCGACACACGGATTGTGGTAGCGACGACGGCCCGACAGATCGCCCACAGGTCTGTCTCCGGCGGTGTCCGTGTCACAACCGGTACGTACCAGCTTTTAAGACCCGATGGGCGGAACTTCGGAGGTATGTCACGCAAAGTCTTCTTTGATACGGACCCTGGCTGCGACGACGCGGTCATGCTGGCGATGGCGCTCGGTCACGATGCAATCGACGTTGTCGGTCTCTCGACTGTCTGCGGGAACACGACTATCGAGAACACGACGCGAAACGCCCACGCGATACTGGGCCTCGGTGGCTACGACGTTCCGGTGTCCCGGGGCTGTGGGCGTCCGCTCGTCGACGATCTCACGACCGCCGAGTGGATTCACGGCGAGAACGGGCTCCACGGCGACATCCCCGACGCCGACGGCGACACGCGGGACATCCACGGGGCCGACGCAATCGTCGAAGCCGCCCACGAGTACGGGGACGAACTGACGATCGCAGCCGTCGGTCCGCTTCCGAATCTGGCGATCGCACTGGCCAAGGAGCCCCGGTTACCCGACCTCGTCGAGGACATCTATCTCATGGGTGGGGCGGCGATGACGACCGGGAACGTGACGCCGATGGCCGAGGCCAACTTCCACAACGACCCCGCGGCGGCCAGCCGCGTCCTGCAGGACGCCAACACGCGGATGGTCGGCCTGGACGTGACCAACCGCGCCACCGTCTCCCCCGAGTTCATCGAGGAGTTCCGCACGGCCGACGGCGTCCGCGGAACCATCGCCGAGTGGCTCGACTACCGACCCGACTCCGGGACCTACCCGCTGGCCGACGCACCGGCTATCCACGACGCCGCCGTCGTCGCCGATCTCATCGACGAATCGGTACTCACCTTCGAGGAGTACCACATTGAGGTAGACACGACCGGCGGTCCCTGCCACGGGGCCGTCATCTGTGACGAGCACGGCACGACCGACAACGACCCCAACAATCGTGTCGCTGTCGACATCGACGTCGACCGATACCGGGACATCCTTGAGACGGGCCTCCAAGCCTACGCGACGCAGTAGCGACCGCTTGCTGTGTCGGTTCTGCTATTACAACGCCCTGATAACACCCGTGAAACTGTCTTCGGGGCGAAAATCCGATGAGCCGACAGCCTGAAGCCACGGAAACCAGACCACTGAGGCGCGGACTGCTCCACCGCTGCAGCACGAGTGTGTCCGAACTTGCGCTACTGTGCTATTGCCGACCGAATGCCAATATGGCACAAGTCTGTGATTCACTTTGTGCAATATTACCACACCAGCGTCTGTGTGGATTATTTGTTGTAGTTCCGTCAAATTAGCACCCAGCAAACATTTTATATAAACGTTCAATCTAATGTATGCTGTGTCACGAAGCAACAAAGAAGACCTAGAAGCCGCTTCAGCGGACCGATCGGAGAACGATACGACGAACACACCAGTCGACCGGCGGAAGTTCCTCTCGGCTACTGCTGCACTCGGCGTTGCGGGAATCGCCGGCTGTGCTTCCAGTTCCGACAACGGCACCGAGCAGACCGACGAAGCATCTACAGATGCTGAGGAGACCACGACCTCATCTGGCACGGCCGAGAGCACATCTGAACCTGCAACGGGCGAGGTGACGCTCGTCCACGACACCCACGTCCACGGCAGTTATGGCGACCTCGAAGAGGCGGCGAACATCGCTACCTACTTCGACCTGATGAATCAGATCGCGGACAACAACGACCACTCAATAAAGGTCGGATCCGGCGACGACCTGGCCACCTCTATTCTCTCCGCACAGTTCGACGGCAAACACATCGTCGACGCGTTCAATGAGGGCGGGCTGGAGTTCGACACGTTCGGGAACCACGACTTCGACAGAGGGCCGGACGTGTTGCGGGACCGCATTTCCGACAGCGAGTTCCAGTGGGTGAGCGCGAACGCCCGCAACGCACAAACGGGCGACGTGTTCGGCGCTGAACAGGGAGCGAGCCAGTACGAACTCGTTTCGGCCGGCGATGTGACTGTCGGGCTCACGGGCATAATCAACGTCGAAGCGCCGACGATCACCACCATGGGCGAGACGACGGAGGTCCCGGGCCTCGAAGCCCCGGTCGAGGAAGTCGTGACCGAAATGCGGGACGACGGCGCTGATCTTGTCGTCGTGCTGTCCCACGTGGCAAGCCCGGCCGCCGTCGAGCTCGCGGAGTCTGTCGACGGTATCGACGCCATCGTCGGCGACCACGCCGCGACGTTCTCCGAGGAGCCCCAAGTCGTGAACGACACGGTGCTTTCCTTTGTTGACGACGAGTACGACTACCTCGGCGAACTGACGCTCACTGTCGAAGACGGGGAGCGAACCGACCACAGCCTGACGGTGTACGACACCGCTGCCGCGGTTGATGAGGGCCGCGTCGAACCGCACCCAGGTGTGTTCGAAGTCGCGGAAAGCTACGAAAGCAAGCTCAGCGACGAGCTCGACGTCGTCATCGGAGAGACAACCGTCCCACTCGATGCCCGCGAGGACACTGTGCGTTCCGAGGAGTCAAACTTCGGGAATTACATCGCCGATGCGCTCCGCAGCCACGGCAACGCGGACGTCGCAATCCAGAACGGTGGGGGTATCCGGACCGACGAACTCTACCCCGAAGGGGACATCACGAGACGAATGGTCTACAGCGTCCTCCCGTTCGGGAACAACCAGGTGACCATCGAGGTCACCGGTGAAACGCTGGTCGAGGCACTGGAGCTCAGTTCGACCGGCGGGGGCGGATTCCTGCAGGTGAGCGGTATGCGCTACACATACGACCCGGACAAATCGAAGGGCGACCGCGTCACGGAGGTAACAGTCGGTGGTGAGCCACTCGACACCGAAGCGACCTACACCGTCGCAACGAACGGCTTCACCGCCACAGGCGGCGACAGCTACACGATGTTCCAGGACGCCCCGAGGATTATCGACGCGAACGAGGGCGAACTGCTGTCGGTCATCGTCGAGGACGCAATCGAGGAGGACGGGACGATTTCGCCGTCGGTCGAAGGCCGAATCAAGACAGAGTAGCTACGAACATGGATTCGCTTGGCCGACCATGATTGTCTCGCCGCTGTGTGCGGCGTGTCCTACACTGGGCCGCATCGCCGTCGTGCGCTCTCTCGGCGTCGGTCGTCTGGCATCCCAGCGCCCGCCTTCCGTGCGATGGTTGTAGCCGGGTTCCGTCGTCTCGGCGGTAGCAGATTCTCTCCCGATGTGGCACTCTGGCCCGGAGTTGCATCTCGATCGTAGCTGACAGTACACGGCCAGGCCATGTCTGGCGTGAGAACTGTCATCTCCTCGCTGTGTCCCCGAGTAGCCCCCTACGTCCCGTCTCCGAGCGTGAGCGTCGTGTCGTCGAACTCCAGAAACGCAGTCTGGTAGCCGCGATGTCGCGCGACCTGTGGCGGGGCCCCGACCGAAAGCGTCACGTCGTCACCCATCGCGATAGCAGGGAACGGGGCACCGTAATGATACCCCAGTTCGGGGTGAATGGCTGCCTTCAGTGGCTCGCGGACCTCCTCGCCGGCGTTGGCCACAGTTGCTCGGAGACCCATGAACGGGAGGGGATACTGGTTGTACGGCGTTCGAGCGGACACGGCGAGATACGGACCAGAGCTGTCGATTCCGGCCGGAGCCCTACGCAGCACCTGCACCACAAATTCCGCAGCACCACTTTCGATGATCCCGCCGTGTTCACCCGGTAGCGACGCTGCATCCGCCAGCCTTCCGTCGGGCTGCATATCCGTCTCCATCGGTTCGAGCGCCCCCGCTTGTCCCGCCTCGTCGACGAACCGCTCGCGAATGTTGTTCGTGATGTCGGTTCTGAACAGCAGGTCGAACTCGGCGTCCACCGCGTCGGTGAACCGCCCGCGATACTCCCCTAACTGCCGCGCTGAGACCGGGTCAAACGAGAGTTGCACCGTGTACTCTCCCTCCTCCGGAAACGCGACGTTGTCCCCGAAGTGTGGGCCCATCTGCTGGGACAGCATCGGCCACAGCGACTTTTCGGTCACACTGTCGCCGCTCGCGGCATCTCGAACCTCGACAGGCGGGCTACCCAGCGGGATGCGCTGGTTGTACTCCGGGTCCCACACGGTTGCCATGAGATGCAGTCCCTGCCCGTCCTCGATCTGTACGTAACTCTTCTCCTTGCCAGTTAGTATCCAGAAGTCGTGAAGCAGTGTATAGGACATCGCCACCATATACGGTCCTACCTCCGCCATACCGACCATCCGCATCCCGTCTTGATGTGCCGGGATGTGCACTAATGGCCGTTCCTGGGCAGACGCTGTCGGGAGCTCATTTCCCCGTCCCTGTTCGGTTCCCTCGGGCGTCGATTCGGTACCGCCAGGTGCAGCCTCGGACGGGGTCTCGTCCGCGGCGTCATCCCCCGTTGCACAGCCGGCGACACTCACCCCAAGTGCTACCCCGCTCGTAGCGATGAAGTCCCGGCGCGTCGGGTTTCTCCTGGGCGACATGGTATCCCTCTGCTCTCGGAAAGGATAAAAAACCTTGTCAGGGATAGACCGTCGCCGTCGTTCGGGCGGACTGTGGGGCCGGCTGGGTCACGACGGACGGGGGAACGAGCGTTTCGAGCGGGGCGGGAGCAAGTAGTTCCCGCGTCGAACCGTCGTAACGTATTGCAGTATCCCGTTGTTGTTCTTCGTACCGACGCCGCCGACATTCGCAACGTCGTCGCCGTTCATGGCGTTCCGGGTCCGGATAAAGTCCGTTATGCCCTCCTGAAGACTGAGGAAGTGTACTCCGGTTTGGCCATCGTCTACCGTCGCGAAATCGCGCCGGAGGAGCCGTGGGTCACCGCCCTCATCTCGTGTACGCGCGAGTTTCTGTGCGTGCCCGACCACTCCCTTCTCAAATGCGTCGTCCTCGACTCGGTCAGCGACGCCAGTCTCCGCTACGAGCGACGAATCACCGAGGTTGTCGCCCACGCCCTCGACCAGGTTCTTCGCTGCGTGCGTCGCCGAGAACATCTTGGCGACGCGCTGTTCCCGGGAGTCTTGGTTGTACCACTGTTCCAGTTCCGTGTGTAGCAGTGAGAGGTGTTGCGTGGTCCCGCCCGTGAACGGCCCCTCCGCGATCGTTACGCTGTCTTCCGTCGCCTGATTCTGTCGAAACCCCGATTTGAAACCCATGAACAGCGGTGCATCTTCGGGGACCGCGCCGTCCGGAACGCCATCCACGTCGTCGTGTTCCGCCGGGAGCCCCGCACCGATAAACCCTGTCCGTCGGTCGATCAAATCGACCGTCCCGTCTATGGTTTCGGTGACTTCGCTCCCGTTTGCGGTCTCCAGCTCACCGAACAGCGCTTGCTTGGCCTCCAGCACCGCCGAAGCGCGGTCGCTTGCCAGATGAACGAGGAGATCCGGGGTATCGAACGACGGGTCCTCGAAAGGGGCCAGCGCCGCTGGCTGTGGCAGGTCGACCAACTCGGAGAGCGGTTCGTCATACCGGTCGAAGTACGCTGGGGAGTAGCCGACAGTAAACAGAAGCCCGTCAGACCCCCACCGATACGTCTCCTCTAGCTCGCGAAACGCGTTCTCCGCTTGTGTCCGGTCGCCATCATTGACCGGTCCGTCGCCAACATAGTCGGCCAGCAACAACACATGGTGCCGAGCCGGCACCGGATTCCCGTGCTCGTCGGTTCGAGAGAACTCGTTCCACGCGTGCTGTCGACTCGGTAGTTCAGCCTCCGATTCGGTGCCAGCCGGCCGGTCTGTACCGCGGTCTGTCCCTCCCGCCTCCGTTGGCTGCCCCTCCAGGTCGAGGCAGGCTGCGAGCCCTGTCGACCCTCCGAGGGCGACGGCTGCGCGGAGCGTTTCCCGGCGGGTCAGGGTCCTGTCTCCGTCTGTCATCAACTACTATCCGTTCGGACGATTCCGGCATAAGTATTCGCCTGGGACCCAACAGGACGACGCTCGGCGGCCTGTCCCCGCGAACGACGAGACGGCTCGCTACTGCGGCAGTCAAAACGGACGGAGTGCGCTTACCGGGAAAAACAGTGCCGCTATTCGTAGATGTGGACGCTCCCGGTGGTGTTGTCCTCGATGTAGTCCCAGTCGTACTCCACGCCCAGGCCGGGGCCGTCGGGGACGCTGACCGTCCCGTCGTCGTCGACGGCGTCCATCAGGTCGGAGTAGCCGCCCTCGTACACTGGCGGCTGGGTGTTCTGGCAGTCCGGGTGGACCAGCGCCATCTCGTAGTAGTTCGAGTTCCGGCAGGCGGCGATGCAGTGGCGCTGGGCGGGGCCGGGTGCGTGGAACTCCACGTCGAGGCCGTACGCTTCGGCCATGCGAGCCACCTTGATCGCGCCGGTGATGCCTGCATCGTACTCGGGGTCGGCTCGGAGGAAGTCGGTTGCCTCGCTGGCGGCGAAGTCGGATTTGATCTCCAGTCCGCGGATGTGTTCAGTCTGGAGGATCGGCGTGTCGAGTTTCTGTGCCAGCTTCTTGTGGGCGTGCTGTGAGATACCGCCGTCGCGGAACGGGTCCTCGTACCAGAAGAAGCCCTGTTCATCGAGCGCCCGGCCCAGTTCCAGCGCGTCGGCGAACGTCTCCAGTTCGCAGGCGGGGTCGTGCATCAGGTCCATCTCGTCGCCGACCGCTTCGCCGACGGCGTGGACTGCCTCGACTTCGCGGTCGAGACTTCGGGCGTCGTCGCCGCCGCCCCAGCCGTGAATCTTGAAGCCGCCGAAGCCCTCGTCGCGGCACTCCTCGGCGAAGTCGGCGAAGGCCTCGGGCGAGTCCAGCCCGCCCGCGTCGTCGCCGTGGTACGTCGACGCGTAGGTGGGGATACGCTCGCGGTAGGTCCCCAGCAGTTCGTGAATCGGTGCGTCGTAGTACTTGCCGGCGAAGTCCCACAGCGCGATGTCGATTGGGCCGATGCCCATCCGGTCGTACTTCCGGAGCGCGCGCTTGCATTCGGACCAGTGTTTCTCGCGTTTCAGCGGGTCCTTGCCGATGAGGTACTTCGCGATGATGTTGTACTGGGCGGCTGCCGGCGAGTTCCCGCCGACGTACTCGCCCGTGATTCCCTCGTCAGTGTGAATCTGTACGCCGAACAGTTTCCGCGTGGTTGTCTCGCCCGGCGCATAGACCAGATTGAAGCCGTGCTTGTCGGTCCCGACGTCATTAAGGGGGTACTCGAACTCTCGGCTTTCGATCCTCGTTATCGTTGGCGACATTTGCCGGACATACTGTGGTGGGGATATTAAAGCTACCCCGCGACAGATACGCCGTCTCTGTTTGAGCGGCCGACACAGCAGCCACCGGAACCACGGTCTCATACTGCCAGCTGTAAGTCTGTGAAGAATCTCGCCATCTCGGGGTGGCGAATATCTTGAAATAGTTACAGCCGGCAGTATCACTCAGTCCAGCGCGTCAATACGACGAATACCGGCCTCACCCAGCCGAACCGAACAGCCGATGTACAGCGGCTCGATGACTCGGGGGTAGTCGAACGACACCGCGTGCTCGTGGAGCACCTTCGGGTCGCCGGCTTCGCCCTGCCACATATCGTGATGTGAGGGGAGCAACCGGGATAGCTGGAGCTGATTTGCGGCCTCGATAATCTCGTTTTCGTCCATGTACCACTTCGTTCTGACACCGCAGTCCGGCTCGGGCTCGTAGATAGAGCCGACGGTGCCAAACGCCAGCGCGCCCACGTCGATGTCGAACTGTTCGCCGACGTCGGCAAACGCCTCGGCAGGCCGGCTATCGCCGGCGTGGAAGAACGTCCCGGCGTCGTGCTTGATGACGTACCCCACCGGTTCGATGGCGTCGGGGTCGTTGGTGCCAGTAACGTGAACGGTGAAATCACCGACAGCGAACTCGTCGCCGACGGCGATCTCGTTGCGCTGCTCGTCGGGCACCCGCATCTCACCGTCGTAGTCCGGAGAGTCGTACGACGCCGACGGCGCATACAGGTCCGCTCCGAGGTCCTCGACCAGCGGGCCGTACGACGGCGGGTGCATGTGGTCGATGTGTTCATGTGTGACGAGCGTGGCATCACACTGGGTCGCGTCGGCGGGGTCCATCGGTACCGGAATCATGCGGATGAGGTTCGGCGGGTCGCCAGTCCCGAAGTAGGGGTCGATGTACAGCGTCGTCGACTGCGACCGGAGTACGAAGCCGTTACAGCCGAGATACCAGATTACGACGCCATCGCCGGGGTCTGTCGCCTCTATCTCGTCGTGGACGAACCAGTCGTCCCACGTTGACTGAACCATGCGCCGAACTACGCCTGGCCGGGTCAAAAAATCTCGTACCGCATTCAGTCGAGTGTGACTGTCGACTCCGTCTCGGAGGCCTCGTAGATTGCCTTGATCGTGTTGATGTCGACGAGGCCGTGTTCACCGTCGGCGTAGGGCTCAGTGTCGGTCAGCAGACAGTGGGCGAAGTACTCGAACTCTTCTTCCATCTGATCGATCTGTTCGAAGTCGATGTCGACCGTCGTTCCCTCGTGAGAAAGCTGGAGCGCGCGGTCGTCCCAGGGATAGAAGGCCGGTTCGACGCGGACCTTGCCCTCGGTTCCGAGTACGGAGATGTGACTGTCGAGATGGGCGTTCTGGCTGGCTGTACACATCGCGTACATGTGGCCGGGGAAATCTAACTGGAACGCGCCGTGTTCGTCTGGCACGTCGGCGAACTCTTCCTGTACCGATGCGACAGTCCCCCGGACGGCCACGGGGTCGGCATCCAGCAGGAATCGGCTCGTGTTCAGCGGATAGAGGCCGATATCCATCACGGCACAGCCGCCGGAAAGCTCCCCGTCCAGCCGCCACTGGTCGGGGTCGGGGACGAGTTCGAGGATGGGCTCGGTCATATTCCCGTGGACGAACAGCGGTTCGCCGATGTACCCTTCGTCGATGAGGTCTTTCGCCCGCCGGACGGCTGGCTCGGTGTGCATCCGGTAGGCGATCATCAGCGTCGCGTCGTGTTCGTCACAGACCTCGACCATTCGCTCGGCGCGCTCGATGGTGGCCTCCATCGGCTTCTCACAGAGGATTGCCTTCCCCAGTTCTGCCGCCGTCTCGACGTAGGGGAGGTGGAGCGCGTTCGGGGTGACAATGTAGACGGCGTCGTACGCGTCGCTCGCAGCCCCGTCGTGGAACTCCTCGTAGGTGATCGCGTGTTCGACTGTCTCCGAATCAGCGGCCACATCGGCCGCCTTCTCGCGGTCACTGCTGACCAGCACAGTCGTTTCACAGAGGTCCCCCGCGTCGACGGCGGGCATCGCCTGTTCGGTGGTCCACCAGCCGACGCCGATCATCGCGAACCGTACTGGATCGTTGGTCTCTGTCTGTTCCTGCCAGTCTCGACGGTCGAATCCTCCCGTGAGCGCGTCAACGTTCATGCCACTGCCATCGACTGGCTGGATATTATCTTTTGTGTTGGCACGCCCGTGTCAGCTCCCGCTGTTCCAGAGTGGCGAATGGTAGTTCGTCTGTTGAGTAAACTAGTCCCAGCAGATGACATAGATGTTTGGTATTATGGAACGATATGACAGTCTCACCCGCATATATTCTACAGCGACCCGTCGATAATCCGGGCGGAAAATACTGTTTCACGGGCCGTCTGTGGACTGTCTTCGTCTACGCTCTCCGGTTTCCGTATCGAGAATAACGACAGTACAACCGTTACGGGAACATTCCATAATACTGAACGGACTGTCGAGGGCGGAGCGCCACGGTTCGTTTGACAAGGGGGCCGCTTCGAAGCTCCGCCCCGCTCGCTGTGTTCACACGGGGTGTCTACAATGACTGCCAACGACAGAACGGCGCTGCGCCCAATCGGATACCGGTCCCGTTTCTCGCCGTATTCTGACCGGTCCGGCTAGTGGCACTTCGCGGTAGTGAAACTTGCTTCGGATGCCGGGGCGCTAATAACGAGAGTGGAACGTCTGTACGGGACAGACAGTGTCGATGCTGGGACCGTTCCACCATCGTCGGCCGGTTGGGCTACGACCATGACTTTGTACGCTCGCTCTTGCGGTGGACAAGAGCAACAGGATATTAAGAATAATACTATATAACTTTATTGTAACAGAAACTACACCGTCAGCGACGGTGGCCGCCTCGATTAGCTGTTGCGGTACACCGTCTTGATGTAGCTGAAGAACTCCAGCCCGGCGTCGCCCTGCTCGCGGTAGGTGTTCGTCGAGGAGCGCTTGAGGCCGCCGAAGGGAACGTGCAGTTCCAGTCCGGTCGTCTTCTCGTTGACCTTGACCACACCAGACTCGGAGCGCTCGATGAACTCGTTTTCCTCCTCGATTCGGTCGGTCACGATGCTGGCCGAGAGCCCGTAGTCGATGTCGTTGGCGACCTCGACACCTTCGTCGAAGTCGGAGACAGGAATCACGGCGAGCACCGGCCCGAACACCTCTTCCTGTGCGATGCGCATGTCAGGTTCGACGTCGGAGAAGACGGCCGGCGAGATGAAGTTCCCGGCGTCGTACTCGCCACCAGCGAGCTCTTCGCCGCCCGTTTCGAGGGTTGCTCCCTCCGACTGTGCGATGTCGATGTACTCCAGGCTCCCCGCGAGCTCATCCTCACTGACGTGGGGACCCATGCCGGCCCGGTCGAGGCCGTTTCCGATCTCGAGCGACTCTGCATAGTCGACGACGGCGTCGAGGAACTCGTCGTACACGTCCTCGTGGACGATGGCCCGGGACGTGGCCGTACAGGCCTGGCCCGTCCCGCCGAAGGCCCCTGCTCCGACGATGTCGGCCGCTTTGTCCACGTCGGCGCTCGGCATGACAACGGTCGGGTTCTTCCCGCCCATCTCTGCCTGCGCGCGCTTCCCGTTGCTTGTCGCCTGTTCGTAGACGTGCTCGCCGACGGCCGCGCTGCCGGTGAACGACACTACGTCGACATCCTCGTGGGTGGTCAGTCGCTCGCCGACCTCGCTCCCGGGGCCACAGACCAGGTTGATAGCGCCGTCCGGAATACCGGCCTCGTCAAGCGCCTCGACGATCATTGCGCCGACGGTCGGCGCCTGCATCGCGGGCTTGATGACGACGGTGTTGCCGACCGCAAGCGCCGGGGCGATCTTCCAGGCCGGAATCGCGATGGGGTAGTTCCACGGCGTGATAAGCGCCGCGACGCCCATCGGCTCTTTTTTCGTCTGCAGACCGGCGCGGCCGCCGCTTGGCTGTTTGACAGTGCCGCCGAAGTCGCGGGCCTTCTCCGCGTAGTAATAGAAGATATCAATCGCACGCTGTACCTCGCCCTCGGCTTCGCCGAGCGGTTTCCCCTCTTCGCGGGTCAGCGTCTCCGCAAGCTCGTCTTTCCGGGACTTCAGGATTTCACCGGTCTCACGCAGGAGCACGCCGCGCTCCGGGCCAGACATTCCGCCCCATTCGTCTGTTGCTTCCGCCGCGGCCGCGACCGCTTCGTCGGCGTCCGCCGCCGAGGCCACCGGAACCGTGCTGACGACGTCAGTCTCGTCTGCCGGGTTCGTGACGTCCTGTGTCTCTCCGCTCCCGGTCCACTCACCGCCGATATAGTTCTCATACGTCTGCGTCATACGTTTGATTCATCTCATTCCCAATACTTACGCGTTTCCCATCCTTCGCTGTGCCGCGTCGTTCGACGGTATGGAACGACCGGTGGGTCACGGGGGAATGCTGGATAACAGGCACCGTAGCCAGTGTACC
The genomic region above belongs to Haloarcula hispanica ATCC 33960 and contains:
- a CDS encoding nucleoside hydrolase, whose amino-acid sequence is MSRKVFFDTDPGCDDAVMLAMALGHDAIDVVGLSTVCGNTTIENTTRNAHAILGLGGYDVPVSRGCGRPLVDDLTTAEWIHGENGLHGDIPDADGDTRDIHGADAIVEAAHEYGDELTIAAVGPLPNLAIALAKEPRLPDLVEDIYLMGGAAMTTGNVTPMAEANFHNDPAAASRVLQDANTRMVGLDVTNRATVSPEFIEEFRTADGVRGTIAEWLDYRPDSGTYPLADAPAIHDAAVVADLIDESVLTFEEYHIEVDTTGGPCHGAVICDEHGTTDNDPNNRVAVDIDVDRYRDILETGLQAYATQ
- a CDS encoding CehA/McbA family metallohydrolase, coding for MDRNHIRPVLLSVLLVLSVVSTGFLGSAAAAPSEQNELATANSQTATQTASAGGATCQLDGSCPVPDDSVDLNNSGAGVDVLIDGSHQGSTFTKFANRLSERGYDVDTKRSTTGGLTSWNSSAANGLSDYDVVIIPVPQTAYSEAEQDAIDEYVRNGGSLFVVGDWTSPLQGHAGKLNDITDPYGLHFNGESDKWLRNVQDPTNKTVEDYEWRVILHNTGRHPIMNNVDTVEYDGVSLNVTDTENGTQAPLLYGDSDTYEYTYSTTEKEYPRGERIVGAAATWDIGDNGRVVAFGSQKSLTTYLTDEWQAEHQQTDTRPFLFRTVKWLASSGHVERPDRPVAVTGEQIKGGETPANETIVLKNSEVAAAIGTETNGPFGTLPGGIYDANAYGLTTDQIGVAEFAFNNFGTWPNYESFERQNATGPNDAAVVTATGHVSTNPNVSVTTTYTLPANSSHIWINTTMENGGDQRLPVNDSERLQSGAALSSEGQSTWLPGSGRIEETRSPPVSADTLDQPWAALTGDRVSYGVWGGNGSFTSYTGSTTWIDPWLEHRLDPGETRSAEFALFVGEDGSSSATSEYYNQQQGTETGTVTGSIESTDNESVSQATVTASKGDRAFTYTVGSETGTYELELPAGEYTLTADASGFAASEPKSVTVSGGETTTADFDSLEGPAPVNVTATIDDEGEVSPADARITVLDGGTAVQTVYTRTTPAGTASFQLPPGNYTLVFNHGTGYIAEPVEKNISVTPGEKVSVNATFTEELDPSERNWVGIDPHAHSSVSFDGKTPIDNFVAIQKSAGVDAVFISDHNAIGGWGSMESQAAERDIMFIRSEEITTGDLGHFNPYPMHGEEMVDSDGTLVEFIEESRNRHNATVFQINHPGDRFVSLDSAPGQHEEYLPMVDAIEAYNGPYGESDAASVQGLFTLWNEGYEITATGVSDDHCSQCFPAKYGTARTRAYVEGPVTPEKWAQSVKDGHTYATYGPAVEFTVDDRMPGETVNTTAGSSVEASATVRNLDELAYAEVIRNGTTVSNVTLDGTNDTMSTDVDIDGNAWVAFRVVDEDGDRALTSPVWISTDQQAESGTDGNGESGGTTGTATPADTEGESAATAADDTATAESETTAASGPGFTAVVTLFALIGAALLATRRRT
- a CDS encoding bifunctional metallophosphatase/5'-nucleotidase, giving the protein MYAVSRSNKEDLEAASADRSENDTTNTPVDRRKFLSATAALGVAGIAGCASSSDNGTEQTDEASTDAEETTTSSGTAESTSEPATGEVTLVHDTHVHGSYGDLEEAANIATYFDLMNQIADNNDHSIKVGSGDDLATSILSAQFDGKHIVDAFNEGGLEFDTFGNHDFDRGPDVLRDRISDSEFQWVSANARNAQTGDVFGAEQGASQYELVSAGDVTVGLTGIINVEAPTITTMGETTEVPGLEAPVEEVVTEMRDDGADLVVVLSHVASPAAVELAESVDGIDAIVGDHAATFSEEPQVVNDTVLSFVDDEYDYLGELTLTVEDGERTDHSLTVYDTAAAVDEGRVEPHPGVFEVAESYESKLSDELDVVIGETTVPLDAREDTVRSEESNFGNYIADALRSHGNADVAIQNGGGIRTDELYPEGDITRRMVYSVLPFGNNQVTIEVTGETLVEALELSSTGGGGFLQVSGMRYTYDPDKSKGDRVTEVTVGGEPLDTEATYTVATNGFTATGGDSYTMFQDAPRIIDANEGELLSVIVEDAIEEDGTISPSVEGRIKTE